Within Acidobacteriota bacterium, the genomic segment GGCATCCCGCTCTCAACCGTAATTGACCGTGTGAAGTCGAGCACAAATGAAGTGGGCGGTCGCGTGCTGGAGTTGAGTGGGACACGCTATTACATCCGTGGTCTTGGTTATCTGAAGTCCTTGGCTGATCTCGAAAATGTCCCGGTGAATGCCAGGAACGGAACGCCTGTATTAATCAAAGATCTCGGCACTGTTTCATTCGGCCCGGATATTCGAGAGGGTGTTGCCGAATGGCAGGGCCAGGGCGAAACTGTGGGCGGCATTGTTGTGATGCGTTATGGCCTGAATGCACTCAACGTCATCAATGGCGTGAAAAAGAAACTGGAGGAGATCAAGGGCTCTCTCCCGCCTGAAGTCGAGGTAGTCGCAGGCTATGACCGCGCGCCGTTGATTCAAGAATCGATTAAGACGCTGCAGCGCGACCTGATCGAAGAGGCGATCATCGTCAGTCTGGTGATTATCGTCTTCCTCTTCCACTTCCGTTCAGCGTTAATTCCCATCATCACGCTACCTATCGCTGTCATCGCCTCTTTCATTCCGATGTATTACCTGCATGTCAGCTCGAACATCATGTCGTTGGGCGGATTGGCGTTGGCCATCGGTGTTCTTGTAGACGCCGCGATCGTAATGGTTGAGAACGGCTACCGTCACTTATCTGAGCAGCCGAATCAGCCGCCACCAACCAGCACAGTTGGAGCAGAGCACGTTATCTACGAAGAATCGGCTCAAATCAAGGAAAACGATGAACTCATCGAAAGACAACGCCGCCGCACTTTGATCGACGCAGCGAAGCAGGTTGGGCCAGCGCTGTTTTTCTCGCTGCTGATCATCGTCGTGTCGTTCATTCCTGTCTTTCTTCTGGAGGCACAGGAAGGGCGGATGTTCAAGCCCCTGGCCTGGACCAAGACCTTGGCAGTGGCGTTCTCATCACTACTGGCAATTACGCTCGTGCCGGTATTGATGGTCATTTTTATCAAAGGCAAACTCAGACCGGAATCGGGAAATCCGATTTCTCGCTTTACTCAGGCCTTGTACCTGCCGGTGTTGAGATTGTGCCTCAAGTATCGAAAAATGACCCTTCTGCTCAACTTGCTCTTCCTTGTTTTCACGTTTCCGCTGATGTTCAGGATGGGTAGCCAGTTCATGCCTCCGTTGTTTGAAGGCTCCTCTCTATACATGCCAACCTCGTTGCCGGGAATCTCGATCACGCAAGCGTCGCAGCTCCTGCAGGAACAGGATCGCGTACTCAGATCGTTTCCCGAAGTGGAAAGCGTCTTCGGGACGGTCGGTCGATCGGACAGCGCCACCGACAACGCACCACTCGACATGTATGACACCACGGTGATGCTGAAACCGCGTGAGCAGTGGCGGCCTGGCATGACCTACGAAAACCTCATTCAGGAGATGGACGAGAAGCTGCAGTTTCCCGGTCTGACGAATACCTGGACTATGCCCGTCGAGAATCGCCTGGATATGGCTTTGACTGGGATCAAGACCCCGCTGGGCATGAAAATCCAAGGTCCGTCTTTAGATGAAATTCAGCAACTCGGTTCGCAGATACAACAGGTTCTTTCAGGAAATTCGCAAGTCCGGTCTGTGTTCGCTGAGCGTGTTGCACAAGGCTTTTACTTAAACCTGGAGGTGAATCGGTCCGAAGCCGCGAAGTATGGGTTGACGATTGCCGACGTCCAGCAGGCCATCTCGTCTGGAATCGGCGGCATGAATGTAGCTGAAAATGTAGAAGGCCGCGAGCGCTATCCGATCAATGTTCGCTACATGCGTGATTTCCGCGACAATGTCGATGAGCTGCGCCGCGTCCTCATCGCTACTCCATCCGGCGCTCAGATCCCGCTTGAGCAGATAGCAAAACTTTCTTTTTCTCATGGGCCAGCCATGATTCGCGATGAGGATGGAAAGTTAACCGGATACATCTATATCGATTTGAACACCAAAGACTACGGAGGATTTGTAGAGCAGGCCTCAAACAAGTTGGCTCAGCAACTGAAACTGCCAGCTGGCTATACCTATCAGTGGTCAGGCGAATACGAGTTTGAGCTTCGAGCGAAAGAGCGTCTGAAAATCATCTTACCGGTCGTGTTCTTCATCATCTTCCTGTTGCTCTATATGGTTTTTCATTCGGTCGTGGAGGCTTTCGTTCTGATCCTTCCCACGTTTTATGCCATGACCGGAGGACTAATTCTGCAGTGGCTGCTCGGCTACAACTTCAGCGTGGCGGTCTGGGTTGGCTACATAGCGCTGTTCGGCATTGCCGTCGAAACCGGTGTGGTGATGGTGGTGTATCTGCACGCCGCGCTGGATCATCGCCTCGCCTTCAAAACGCAAATTTCAAATAAGGAAATCGAAGAGGCAGCCATCGAAGGAGCAGTACAAAGGCTCCGCCCGAAGCTGATGACCGTCTTTGCAGTGCTGGCCAGTCTTGTTCCCATTCTTTGGGAAAGCGGCATTGGATCAGACGTTATGAAGCCTATCGCCGCGCCAATCGTCGGAGGAATGATTACGTCAACCATCCACGTTCTGATTCTCGTACCCGTATTTTTTGTGATGATGAAAGAGAGGGCGTTTAAAAACGGAAGACTCAGGTCAGAGTCGCTGGCAGATGAGTCTTTGTAGGAGCGCACCGGCGTCTACGGAGTCTTGAGTCGACTAGCCATTCTCGTTGTGCGGCGATTCGGAAAATGGTCAGCAGCAGTGGTCTCCCCGGATTCCCTCAATGCCTTCCTTGGCAATGATTGGCAGCATGACAAGCGCTGCAATCGGGTCTGCCCACCACCAGCCCAAGGCCATGTTCAACAATAGGCCGCCAAGCAGGATGGCCGACAGGTAAGTACAGAATTCGGTTTGCCTGGCGTCGGCGTGCATCGCGGCGCTACCAAGTTGGCGACCGACCCGGCGCTTTGCTTTCGACAGCAGAGGCATCACGATCAGTGACACTATCGCGATGATGATTCCTGCGACGCTGTGCTCCGGCGAGTTCTTTGTTATCAAGTCGCGGGCGGATTCAAACGCAACATAGGCGGCTAGGGCAAGGAAACACACGCCAACAATTCTAAGGCTGAGTTTTTCGTTTTGTTGCCGGCGGGATTCATGGGCATCGACCGACATTCGCCACAACAACGCTATGCCTGAGGCTACCTCGATGAAGCTATCCAGCCCGAAACCTACAAGCGAAATGCTTCCAGCAAATGCGCCTGCTATTACGGACACGATGCCTTCGAGCGTGTTCCACCCGATGGTGAAATATTCAAGCCGCTTGCCGCGATCAGCGATTGCATGACGGTCAAGAACCACTTCAGCCATATAGCCAAGAATATCAGGATGGCTGGCCCATCCTCTTCCCGTTTCGGTTTTCGCATCGAAGTTCCAGACAAGGACGCACCGAGTCGCTCGCACTCCGATGGAAAAACAGGACAAAGGCTGGGTCACCCCCCCATTGAACGTATGATCTTGTATGCTCGGGAAAGCTCTAGAGACTGAGCAGCTAAGAAGCTCGGCGGCTTCGTTTTGCTATAATTTTTCCAGCCTCACTTGCACGCGTGGCGCTATCGTCTAGGGGTTAGGACGGAAGATTCTCAATCTTCAAACCCGGGTTCGATTCCCGGTAGCGCTACCATATCTTCAAGTTGGCTAAAGTCCTCAATATTCATCGCTGTTATCACTGCATCCTAATGGATTCGACCAACCGTGCTCATTGACTTCGCGTGTCAACTCATCCTGCATCAACTTCTGGGAGCGATCCCGTCCGAATGAAACGTCAAACGACGGCCAAGTCCATCTTCCAGGTTCACGGAGATCAGAGAGATGTCTAGT encodes:
- a CDS encoding CusA/CzcA family heavy metal efflux RND transporter, which encodes MIAWVIEWCAHNRFLVFTGTFLLVMAGIWSMGHIPLDALPDISDVQVIIHTNWEGEPPNIIEDQVSYPIVTSLLAAPRVKAIRAQTMFNDSYVYVVFEDGTDIYWARSRVLEYLQQIQGRLPANVNPMIGPDATGAGWVYEYALVDHSHKYSLADLRSLQDWHLRYELETVPGVAEVASIGGFVRQYQVQLDPNKLLAYGIPLSTVIDRVKSSTNEVGGRVLELSGTRYYIRGLGYLKSLADLENVPVNARNGTPVLIKDLGTVSFGPDIREGVAEWQGQGETVGGIVVMRYGLNALNVINGVKKKLEEIKGSLPPEVEVVAGYDRAPLIQESIKTLQRDLIEEAIIVSLVIIVFLFHFRSALIPIITLPIAVIASFIPMYYLHVSSNIMSLGGLALAIGVLVDAAIVMVENGYRHLSEQPNQPPPTSTVGAEHVIYEESAQIKENDELIERQRRRTLIDAAKQVGPALFFSLLIIVVSFIPVFLLEAQEGRMFKPLAWTKTLAVAFSSLLAITLVPVLMVIFIKGKLRPESGNPISRFTQALYLPVLRLCLKYRKMTLLLNLLFLVFTFPLMFRMGSQFMPPLFEGSSLYMPTSLPGISITQASQLLQEQDRVLRSFPEVESVFGTVGRSDSATDNAPLDMYDTTVMLKPREQWRPGMTYENLIQEMDEKLQFPGLTNTWTMPVENRLDMALTGIKTPLGMKIQGPSLDEIQQLGSQIQQVLSGNSQVRSVFAERVAQGFYLNLEVNRSEAAKYGLTIADVQQAISSGIGGMNVAENVEGRERYPINVRYMRDFRDNVDELRRVLIATPSGAQIPLEQIAKLSFSHGPAMIRDEDGKLTGYIYIDLNTKDYGGFVEQASNKLAQQLKLPAGYTYQWSGEYEFELRAKERLKIILPVVFFIIFLLLYMVFHSVVEAFVLILPTFYAMTGGLILQWLLGYNFSVAVWVGYIALFGIAVETGVVMVVYLHAALDHRLAFKTQISNKEIEEAAIEGAVQRLRPKLMTVFAVLASLVPILWESGIGSDVMKPIAAPIVGGMITSTIHVLILVPVFFVMMKERAFKNGRLRSESLADESL